TTTTCCTGCTCACCTGCCCATCTCTCCTACACATCTCCACCCATCCACTGATCTAGCGAGCCTTCATTTTTCTTCCCCCCCCACTCAATCATCATCCCTCCATTCGGTCATTGTTCACACACTCACCATCCTTCCTTACCTACCTGTGCCCATCTCTCCTATCCATCCATTATCCCATGCTTCTACCAAGCTGGGTCAGACTGAGTGACACAGGGAAGGAGGGGTGATGAAGTCCTGAGGTCAAGGCTCGGTGTGAGAAACGTTAACGGCAATTTTTCAGTTCCGGGAAAATGTCCAGGATGTGCTGCCTGCCCTGCCGAACCCtgatgattattttcttcttcgtTGGCTCCGAGgtgagagaggaggtgggggtgTTGAAGATGAGGGGACAGCAAGAGGACCCGGCTCGCCACAGTGCCATAACCATCTGTGGCTCTCAGGATCTTGTTTTACATGTTCAAGTctaggaaaggggagaaagaagcaGAGTCCTCCCAACCCCCCAGAGTCCCCCATCGTTCTCTCTAGTTAGAGGCGACACAAGCCAGCCCTGTCCCAcattcacccccacccccatctttccTCAGCTCGGAATTTTGACCTACAGAAATCGGAGGCCATGCTCAGAAAGGTAAAGCGCCACCCTGGGGATCTGGAGACAGTGCTcgaatggggtgggggagggaactAGCAGTGATGCACAGCCTTGCTTCGTGCCCTTGTCAGGGTGCTGGAGCCCCACAGAGCCTAACCACCCCCTTTATTTCCAGTACATGGAGTTCCGGAAGACCATGGACATTGATCACATCCTTGATTGGCAGCCCCCAGAGGTGAGTCCACCCCCAAACACCCCAGGCTCGATGGGCATATCCCCCAGCAGCCTCTGGTCACTGGAGACCATGAGGGAAGGGCAGCAGAGATGTCCTTAGAAGCCCTTAGCCCTTCAGGGCCTTTTCTCGGAGAGTAATGAAAAGTTCCTGTGTCAAGAGTTCCAGCATGGTAGCAgacatctttaaccccagcccttggggaggaagaggcaggtggatctctgagtttgaggccagcctggtctacagagtgagttccaagagaccctgggctaaacagagaaaacctgtctccacAAACCAAAATAATTAAGAGACCCCAGCCTGGGTTCATCACAACACTTCGAGGCAGGTGTTACCATCCCTTCTGTCCAGCAAAAATCTAGCAACTCGCCCCAAGCCCCACGGCCCATGGTGGAGCTGGAGTCGGAGCTCAGTTCTGTCTGGCCTCCCAAACTTGTATCTGAGCCACTAAGGCCAGTCAGTGCCTCTGTGCTCTCATCCTAGACTTTCAAAGAGTCCTATCCAGGTGCCAAGCAAAGGCCTATCAAGGCACTGGTAAGGGTGGCGCCAACGCTGGGCCACAGCTGTGGACAGTAAGTCGTGTTTGCCAGCACTATCTTGGACAGCAAGAATAGGAACCATCCTGTGCTAGAGGAGGTGGAGCGCTGAGAAGGGCATCATTGCTCAAGGAGCCGGGAACAGCTGTGCCTCTGTTTAAACCAGAGCTGCAGCCTTGCAGAATTGGCACTCTCCATCACTACAGCAGACACAGAAGACATTGCAGGCAGGACCAGTGAGCCCCGCCTCCAGAAGCCAGGCTGGGCTGGTACTGGGTTTTTGTATTCACAGTTGTGAGCAAGGCTTCCCTTCAGTGTTCTCACTTGTTCCTCCGAAGGGTATAGAGTTGGTTCCAATAGGTCAGTTAGATCTGGGGACTCCCAGGAATTGGTGTGATGTTGTATTGTGTACCTTTCCATGCCCAGGTGATCCAGAAGTACATGCCTGGAGGCCTGTGTGGCTATGACCGTGATGGCTGCCCCGTGTGGTATGACATCATCGGACCACTGGACCCCAAAGGGCTGCTTTTCTCAGTCACCAAGCAGGACCTGCTGAAGACTAAGATGAGGGACTGTGAGCGCATCCTGCATGAGTGCGACCTGCAGACGGAGCGGGTGAGGGTCTGACTGGGAGGGGCGAGTGACCAGAGGCAGGAGAGGCTGCCGGGGCCCATGGTCCCAGGAAGGCATCTGTGGTTTCTCTACTACCATGGTCAGAGAGCTCTCCAGTCAAACAGCCCCACTGCTGATCCGCTGTGTGACCTCAGAAGGCCCCTGACCTTTCTGAGCCTGTCTCCTCACCATTGGCAGGAGAGTCTGCAAAGAATGAAGAGATGATCACAGTGAGGGAGCTCCCCAACTTAAGATGGGGTTACATGCTAATAAACCCATTCTAAGTTAAAAAATACCATCAGTATGGAGACATACTTTAAATGTCTGAGCCACTCAGAATCAGAGCTGAGCCTGGCCTGCCTCAAACATGCTCGTAGTCCTTTCATTAGCCTACAGCTGGACAACAGAAGGCAGCAGCATCCTGAATATTGCTACACCCCGGAGGTGGGGGGATCAAAATTCAACAATCAGTCTAAGGgtctgagtgaatgtgtgttgctTCACACCATCACaaagttaaaggaaaaaaaaaagcattaagtCCAGCTACTGTCAGTGAgaagatgggtgggtgggtggatggatggatggatggatgacaagtgggtggatggatggatggatggatggatggatgggtgaatgaTGGATGACTGGAGAGATGTGTTCATTCTTCTCCACTTGCTACTCTGAGGACAGGGTGGAGGGTTGGAAGCATCCTGAGGGATCATGTACTTGGGTTGCCAATTCCCAAGCCTATGCTTGAGCCTGACAATGCCTCTTGTTCGTCCTCACAGCTGGGGAGAAAGATTGAAACCATTGTGATGATATTTGACTGTGAGGGCCTAGGACTGAAGCACTTCTGGAAACCTCTGGTGGAAGTGTACCAGGAGGTGAGGAGGTCAGGGGGTAgagcgcgcacgcgcacacacgcacacgcacacaagcacacacgcacacacacacacacaccactacacacaccacatacacacttgGGTGACCAGCTTGGCCTGCTTTGACCTTACAGCTCACTTAAAGCACAAATTAATAAAAGGATTCCTTCCTAGCCCCCAACCCCAAAAGAAATCTTAATAGGACTCCTGGGAAGTCCACAGAGCAGATCCCAGGGCCTGTTCCTGCAAACACTCCCAGCCCTCTCATTCCCTCACTCTGCGCCTCGGCAACTCATCCCGTCTTCCCCTTCCTGCACCGTGCTTGAGGTTCCTCACCTCCAGAATGGGGACAGTGAGACCCGAGAGGGAGTCTGTTACGCACATGCCCAGATACTGACCATCTGACACACTGTAGTCACCACGATTATCATCTGCTGTCCTGGTGACTATGTCGTTACTATGAGCATTTGGTTCTAACAGTCAGAGATGGGAAGGTTCCCTTCAGAGATCAATGGAGGTGATGCCAAAAAGGAAAACCTTCCATTAAAACCTCCAGGCAGGAGATGGCAAAGGgcgggggaaggggagaaggtgtGGGATCTGAGTTGGATTTCTTGGTTCCACAGTTCTTTGGCCTCCTTGAGGAGAATTACCCAGAGACCCTGAAGTTCATGCTCATTGTGAAAGGTAATGGAGACATGACTTTCCCTGCTTGGGCTTCCACAAGCTATCATTCGCCCTCAGCGTCTTGGCGCCTTCCCTCGGCTGCTGTGAGGTCACTTGTTTGCTGAGTCCATGCAAACCACTTGTTGTCTGGCACAGAGCAGGAAATGGTAACAGCTGGCTTCATTCCAAGATGGGCAGCTCCTAACTCAGCTCCTCTAGACatgcctttcctcctccctcacccACGATCACCTCTCCTTCCTTGGGCTGTCCGTGGCCCTaagctgcccaggctggccttgaacttactccATAGCCCACATATGCCTTGCCATATTTGCCTATATGCCTActcattctgtttttctttctgttcttttgggggaagttgttttggttttgtttgttgtttgttagtTGAAATGGGGTCTTatcatgtagctctggctttcctaatactcacgctgtagaccaggctggcctcaaactcacaaagatccacttgcctatTCCTTCCAAGTGGTGGAACtcaaggtatgtgccaccatgtccagctcatTCTGTTTTTCTGAGCAAGTTATCTAGTTCTTGAAGGGCTCTGATCTCCACCTGGGGTGCACATTATTGGCCTGGTACTATTCCATGTGCTATAGGTGTAAGGTTATGGGACAAACTAAATAAACAAGATTAGGCGTACGACAGATCtttatataaaagaggtttattagatggatatggaaagagagagggagagcaggacatgatgggggaaagaaagagagaggggagaaagagagagaaaggaaaagagaagggtaAAGAGAGAGGGGGTACCCTgatagagaaaggaccaagagagcaagagagcccAAGAGTCGGGTTGTCCTTTTAaagggcaaggtaaccacgccttccagatGTGGCCACCTgggggtgacacatgatgacatcataagttgctaggcaacccagaagcaggttttgttccaaaatcctaacattaGGAAGGTAGGTAGTAGGTAGGTAGAATGGCTTGTTTGATAGTAGGTTAACTCATTGCTTGGCTAGTTGTCCAGCTGGTTGCCTAGCTGGTTATCTGAGTAGCTAAGTAGCCGGTGATAGGTTGGCGAGTTGACTGGGATGGCCGGCGGGTTGACTGGCTTTTAGCTTGGTTGACTGTCTGGCCAGCATTTTGGTGACTGAATGTTTGGGTGGTTGCCTGGCATGTTGGCTGACTGGGTGGTTGGTTCTGTGGCTGAATTTGCACGATCAGCAGATGATTTGGCTATTGGCTCTTTGGGGCTGGTAGCTGGAGAGAGCAGTTGATCAACTGTCTAGCTGGACTGATTGATTTTCTGTTTGGCTGACTTGTTAAGTTTGGCTGTCTGGGGAGTTGGCGAACTGGTAGATTATTTGTTTGTAGGCTGTCTAGCTTGTTGGCGCTTGGTCAGCTGGGCCCATCGTGACTTCTGTGTCCATTGTGGAAAGGTGGCCCTGAGGCTTGATTTCTCCCTGTTACTCTTCTCGTGTCTTTCCAGCCACCAAATTGTTCCCTGTGGGCTACAACCTCATGAAGCCATTCCTGAGTGAGGACACTCGAAGGAAGATTGTGGTGCTGGGGAGTAAGTTGTTCCAGTGGCCCTGTCCCCATGCCTCACACCTAAGCTTTAGGGTAGCATCGGTCCATCATCCCTCCAGTGCTCGCTCGGCACATCCCTTGCCACCTCAGGCTCCTTCTTCCGCTCAGAGCCAAGGCACTTTCTAAGCCCTATTCCTCAGGGATGAATGAGGAGTAAGGCCTCCacatcccctccctgcccccttaaGTTTCAGTTCTGCTGCTTCTCTGTATGTGGCTCTATGTGCCTAGCTTTCCTTCTGCATTTGCAAAGTCAGTACTTCTATTGGCTGAGGAAGCTGAGGAGCAGTAGCCACGATTCAGAGAAGGGAATCTGACCCAAAGGGGGCAGAAGATGCATCCATCAGTGACTTTTGTGCTACAGGGGGAatgctgcttttttgttttgttttgttctttgaggcAGGGCATCATGTAGCTCATGCTGGCTTCCAACTAAGCAGCCAAAGAGAACCTTGAGCTCCTCACCCCCCTTCCTCCAGCTGATTACAAGAGTGCACCACCCCTAGCTATCAGTTCACAACTGAATAATGGCAAGAGAAATGTTGCCAAGCGGGGGAGGAAAAGGAGCTAGATTAGAAAGCCAGACAGTGAGCAGGGAAGGCTCAGTGAGTGAACCTTGTAAGCATTAGGGACTAAGTACCAGTCTCAGAATTCACGGTAAAACGAAAATCTGAATGTGATGGTACACAGTTCGTAATTCCAGCACAGGGGGGTGACCTCCATGCGCGCACACAcgtgcacccacacacaagcCATCTGGACACTATAATCTGTTTTTATAAAACTGAGTGTACTGGGCCAGAATGATGGCTCAGCTGCTACCAAGGCTGATGACGAGtcgcatccccagaacccacacagtagaaggagaaagCTGACTCCCAAAGGttctcctctaacctccacatgtaTACTATGATATGTGAGCCtgccacacagaaaacaaataaataagcatagttttcaaaataatacagaaaaacaaatgtatacAAGACAAATGTAGATTTTTAGAAGGAAATACAAACAGAATAAATCCTTCTCAAAGGTATCGTTTGTATTTGCCTGTTTTCTCAATTCTGCATATTGCTATAAGTAAGAAAAATAACttactttttgtttcttgttttgttttttaagacacagtggcctcaaattcaccatccttctgcctcagtctcatgAGTGCTAAGACTTCCACTGTATGTCAATGCCCTGACAAGAGTTTCTTTTAAAAGTGGCAGAAGAGGGTTGTGGGTGTAGCTCAATCACCAAGCATTTGCCCTGAGTTCCATCCATGGCatggtaaagagagagagagagagagagagagagagagagagagagagagagagaataatctCAATAGATAGAATAAGTCTCAAGCCCAAATCAGTGAGCCTGAGCTTGGAGGAAAATCATCCCAAGCGTAATGTTCAGATCCTCTATGTGACCTGGGGATCTGGAAATGGGGGTGGGAGTCTCATGgtcctcactctctctttcttcccaacACCCCAATTCCACCAGATGACAGGTGACAACATAACCTTGTTGGGGAAGCACCAAGTCCTGGAGCAATATGGACCTGAGTTTATGCCCTCTGCTCCTCTTGGCTCCCCACAAGGCTGTCATTTGTCATTCCAGGCATTGTGATATTTCCCATTTCCCGCTGGAGGGAAGGAGTATTCCACTGCAATAAGGTCAATTAAAGTTAGCCACAAGGCTAGGACCACagcaatccccaggacccacaaccCCTAGAGATTCACATATGAAAAACAGTAATGCCATTGTACCTCATAGTCGTGGTGATGAAAGAAGCAGATGTCCCTCTAGACAGAGCTGCTCCCGCCACAAGGTCTGACTTGCTGATTGAATAATCTCAACAAAGTCCTGAACTCGCAGGGCTTTAAAGTCCCCTTGAAACAGTGAAGCAGCTCTTAGCTTTATTACTCATGACTAGGAAACCTTCAAGATTGTTCAAACCCATCAGCCAAGGGCAAGAATGTTTCCATAGCAACTGGATGCTAGGAAAACCGTCTCCTACAGCCTGAGGTCTAGGAGACCTGGAAGTTATCCTTGGCAGCCTAACTCCCACAGGGCTTGGAGACACAAGTTCAAGGTGTCTTCCTGGTGGGTGTGGGGGATGTTTGGTCCCTTTCATGTGTGATAACCACCATTTGATCTTCCtactcccagaaagctggaagGAGGGTTTGCTGAAACTCATCAGTCCTGAGGAACTGCCTGCCCATTTTGGGGGGACTCTGACTGACCCAGATGGGAACCCCAAATGTTTAACCAAGGTACACAGAGCCTGGGCCAGGAAGTGGTCAGAAGAGTGGAGCTGAgttcctttcccacccacccaTTCATTCCACAAACATCTCCTTGGTATAGAGACCAGGTATTGGGGTGGGTGGGTCCAGCTTATTAGGACTTATGGGAGCTCCTGGGATGTGCAGCCAAAGATGAAACAGGGGAGTTTTGTTTTGGAAATAAGCTAGAAGAAGCTTCCAGAGGAAGCGCTAGCCAGCCAGAGCCAGAAAAGaatttgggggagggggcaagaATCTCTCCAAAGGTGATATAAGTGTCTCTGGCAagagaaatgacaccagaatctATTCTAGATCAACTATGGTGGAGAGATCCCCAAGTCCATGTATGTGCGGGACCAGGTGAAGACTCAGTATGAGCACTCAGTGCAGATTAGCCGTGGCTCCTCACACCAGGTGGAATATGAGATCCTGTTTCCAGGCTGTGTCCTCAGGTAGGCCTAGACCATCACTCCTCCCCGGCTAGGCTCTGACCCCTCAGGGACTCATCAGACTGAGCGGCAACCTGCCCTTTCACAGGTGGCAGTTCTCATCTGACGGTGCAGACATTGGCTTTGGAGTTTTCCTCAAGACCAAGATGGGGGAGAGGCAGAAAGCAGGGGACATGACCGAGGTGGTAGCCAGCCAGCGCTACAACGCCCACATGGTCCCTGAGGATGGGAGCCTCACCTGCTCAGAGGCTGGCGTCTGTAAGTCCATCCCAGCTGCCCACTGGCTCTGAAGGCAGGAGCCACCTCCCACATGCTTTAAAGGATAAATGGACCCCCTACCCCAAACGAATAATTCAGGATAGATCCTTCACAGCTAGTGTGAGCCAATAGTAAGAGACACTGGGCCCTGAGTGATTGAGGGTGCTTGGGACACAGGACAATAGGGCAGGTGGCACTTTCCCCCTGAGGCCGTGGGAAGTAAGACATCCTACACATAGCCTCAAAGCTGAAAGACATGCTATCCCCACCCATATAGGCCTCATGCAGCTGCATAAGTGCAAAACTCTGCCCAGTCTGGGAAGGGCTGTTGGTTGGGTCACCAACACTGTTGGTCTGAGGATTAAAACCATTACTTCAGGCTTTGCCCAAGCCCCGCTTGTCCAAGAGGGTTAGAAAGCCTCTGTTGCTCTCAGTTCAGGTCTCATCATATGAGCATTCATGGGCAAAGACAATGAAATGTGATTAACGCCCATTGTTCTACTGTCTTTTGATGCAACTGAAGCCAGGCTTGGCTGGTTGCCAAGAGAAGGTAATATCTGTTCACAGGCTCTGCTGACAGGCCCCACGGGGAGGGGAAAGCCACCATGGGGGGGGTGCACCAGCTTGGCAGGCAGACCCAGTGGGAACTCAACTTTCCTTTTGTCTCCTAGATGTCCTGCGCTTTGACAACACCTATAGCTTCGTCCATGCCAAGAAGGTCAGCTTCACGGTTGAGGTGCTTCTCCCAGACGAGGGCATGCAGAAATATGACGAGGAGCTCACCCCTGTCTAGGTGGATCCCCCACTTCTCAGAGACCCCCAACCCTGTTTCCTCTCCACTCTCCTTTTATTCCGAAAATTGATCATTAGCCCCGCCTACTCTGTGACACCAGTGAGCAGAGAAAGAGATTGCCCAGAGAAGATTTAGCTGCTGTAATCAAAATTCAAAAGTATGAAAGCTTGGAGGGTAGAATGTTtgcaaaagagaaagaagcaagaggGAAGACAAGATGATGGGTGTCAAGAATGGGGAAAGAACTGGACCTCATCAATAGAGGTTTGCACTTGAGACCCTCCCTGTGAGCTGTGAGCAGCTTGAGCTGGAGATTATCAAAGTCCTTTCTGTTTCCACTCACTCTATAGTAGAAGCTCAGTGTATTGCTGTAGAGTACCAGAAGGCAAGGACCACATGGCTCACAGCAGTGAGACAGACCAGACAGCAGATTTCAGCACCCCGGACAGAGCCGCACTTGGCCGAGGCCCAGGCCTTCCCAACAGTGCTTTCCTGGTGGGAGTCTCAGACACAAAAGCTCCCGGCCTCTCTGGTAGGAGGTGCCCACTCTGACTTTGCCTGACCCAGGGGCAAGGGTCCCAGTCATTATTCCCATAAccacctccttccttctgagctcaTAGCTCATACCTTAAGCAATTAAAAGACTTTTCTCCAAAGCAAAGGAAGTCATACCCTACTCTTGCTGCTGCTgggcaaaacaacaataacagccCTAACAATAACTGCTGCTTTTTAGTGAGGATTGTCACTGTTCAAAACGCTTTACAGGTTAGGCACATGGCATCTTCACGTCACCCCAATATACCTTACCAGAGACACTTTCTGGATGGAGAAACGGAGCTCGGAGAGGCTGGAGTTGCTACTCAATGTCATACGGTCTCAGACGGCAGATCTAGGACCTGAAGCTTTTGTTCTTTACTTAGTCAGGAGGCATTGTTCCATGATTGCTCATGATGCCCCTTCCTAAGACCCTGCTCTGGCAAGGAGATAAGGAATGTTTTGATGTCCTGCCTCTTTCGGTAGAGTGAGCTGGATATCCCCACTCCTCTAGTGGGGATACCCCTTTTATAGATGGAAAAGCTAATCCCCCGAGTTGGGCAGTCCAGGTGATGGAGAGCCACAGTGCTTACGGAGATTGTTTAAGCAGCCTCACGGAGGGCTGGAAAGGGCCTGTACTCCCATGCCCAGTCCTCTGCTCACACAGATGTAAGGGGTGACCACATGATGGTCACCACACCCCCTGGGGAACTGGACAAGATCAGGGTTCCAGCTTCTTTCTCACAGACCCTGGCTTGAGCCCTGGCCCCTGACACAACTCTTGCCAAGAGATGATGAATACTCCAGAGACTGAGGATGGGCAGAACTCCTGGGCTCTGCTGGTGCCATGAAATGCACCATGGGAAGGAGCTGAGAACTGAGTGTGAAGTCTGACTGCCGTTCACCATGCTAACATTATTCTGTGGAGAGCAGAGTCATGAACACACTTCAGGGcacagatttgtttgtttgtttgagacaggctttgtctgtgtagccctggctgtcctggacttactttgtagaccaggctggcctcgaactcagagatctacctgtctctacctcctgagtgctgggattaaaggtgtgtgccaccaccaactgGCTAAGGGCACACTCTTATGCCCATAAGGactgtcttaggatttctattgctatgatgaaacaccatggccaaaagcagcttgggaagggAAGTGTTTATTTCCCTCTCAGTTCCTCGGCTGCAGAGGCTGGGGGGTAGGAGGGTGCTGCttgactggcttgctcctcatggctggcTGAACCTGCTTACTtacagagcccaggaccaccagcccagggatgaccccGCTctcaatggactgggccctcccccactgatcactaattaagaaaatgccttgcagCCAGATCTTgtgagggcattttctcaactgaggcccCCTCCTTTCTaactcatgtcaagttgacataaaactagccacgACAGGAACTGAGCTTTCAACAGCACTGGCCTTGTTTTCCTCAGCCTGTGGGTGGTAAAAATGGACCAGAGCTAAGGTACCCACTTTGCTTTATGACCTTCAGGTTCCTGTAGTGACTTTGCAAAAGGGCATGACTGCCCCCTTCTTCCTGAGCAGCCGGGTGAGGGAAAAGTAACTGGAATCACaaaagaggacaggaaagataagaaagaaagctGTCGGAGTTTGAAAGACTAAAGGAGTGATATTGGATAGCACTTAAAATTCACTATCTAACATTAAAGTTTACCTGAACATCTCATATTTTTTCAAAAGTATTGACTTGTTCCTTGGTAATTTTCACACGTGAGGACAATGTGTTTAGGTCACATTAGCTCCtccttctccaactcctcccagaatTCCCCTGCATACACATCTTCTCAACTtcatgtcttcttcttttttttttttttttctaacctacTCAGTCCAATGAGTGTTGCTCATATGCTTATTACTTATAGGGCTCCAGTCAGTGTAGTCTGGTGCTCTCTCATTCCTAGAGTCATTGTCCTCAGGAACAAGGGAGCAGAATGGACAAACTGGGGGTGGCCCACAAGTACATCAGAATGATCTCCTGGAACCActtcagtgagatagctcagtttTATTCAGGATAAACAAAGGCTATATAGTCCTTGGGGAGTGGGCAGGAAGGAGGGTTCCTAGGATAGATGTACATCCTTGGATGGGGCTAGGAGTGCCAGAGACACTTTATTTGCATTTGGCAGCATGGTCCTATCATATGAACGGGAAAACAGTACCTAATTGTCCTATAGGTGAAGGAAGGGGGAAGTGCTAGAAAGAAACTGTGCCAAAGGTCATAAGCCAGATGTGGTTAGAGGTATCTGTGCTTAAAGACACTCTCCGgatgaggtcaggcagagagtaggaggccctgctggggagagggagtcctccAGCTAGAGCCGAGTCCAGAAAGGCTCTCTGGCCCTGGAGGTCTGCAACCTCACAGCCTCCTCCAACACTGTAGCCCAGGCAACCTGCAATGGCTTACACTGTCCATGTAAGaagataaaccctttcttccagaggacttcaCCTGCCAACAGCTCTTCAGCTCAGTGGCAGGCCTCGAGAGCCCCACCCTTTACATACTGGAGTACGGACTATTTTGATCTGTGCTGGCAagcacagctgctgtgaattTATGAGCATGTGGGGCCCCATCATACCCAGAAGACATCATTTCACAGCAGTCTTTCCCAGCCTCTGGCTCTCACACGCTTCCTTCTGTGCCTTGCCGTGGTGGGAATGACACaaatgtcccatttagggctgagtactccagagtcacttattctctgcacttgGATCAATTATGAGTCTTGTTTTAACCACCACATGCTGTGTAAATTAGTTTCTCTAACAGTGGTGAGAGTTGCTTATAGGTATTGGGTTAAAAATTTAGAAGGCATTGTGATGCTATATtcctttagcaaaataatagcagCTGGTTCTACGCTCTTCCAGGCACAGGCTCTTGGTCAGGTCTACAGGGCCAGGCATGAGTTGCCTCCTGCAGAATAGATTAATTCCAATTGGAA
This genomic window from Meriones unguiculatus strain TT.TT164.6M chromosome 12, Bangor_MerUng_6.1, whole genome shotgun sequence contains:
- the Sec14l3 gene encoding SEC14-like protein 3; the protein is MSGRVGDLSPKQAETLAKFRENVQDVLPALPNPDDYFLLRWLRARNFDLQKSEAMLRKYMEFRKTMDIDHILDWQPPEVIQKYMPGGLCGYDRDGCPVWYDIIGPLDPKGLLFSVTKQDLLKTKMRDCERILHECDLQTERLGRKIETIVMIFDCEGLGLKHFWKPLVEVYQEFFGLLEENYPETLKFMLIVKATKLFPVGYNLMKPFLSEDTRRKIVVLGKSWKEGLLKLISPEELPAHFGGTLTDPDGNPKCLTKINYGGEIPKSMYVRDQVKTQYEHSVQISRGSSHQVEYEILFPGCVLRWQFSSDGADIGFGVFLKTKMGERQKAGDMTEVVASQRYNAHMVPEDGSLTCSEAGVYVLRFDNTYSFVHAKKVSFTVEVLLPDEGMQKYDEELTPV